Proteins from a genomic interval of Labeo rohita strain BAU-BD-2019 unplaced genomic scaffold, IGBB_LRoh.1.0 scaffold_860, whole genome shotgun sequence:
- the LOC127162228 gene encoding deoxynucleoside triphosphate triphosphohydrolase SAMHD1-like — protein sequence MPRSEQTRKTLSNYRKSLQDLKKSYEASEEPEKQQLWEMIKDELQEILQKYSLDFSKEQMKIFNDPIHGHMELHPLLVKIIDTPQFQRLRRIKQLGGTYLVYPGASHNRFEHSLGVAYLAGRLVKVLHANQPELKITKQDFL from the exons ATGCCTCGATCTgaacaaacaagaaaaactCTCTCCAATTACAGGAAAAGTCTCCAGGATCTAAAAAAGTCCTATGAAGCAAGTGAAG AGCCTGAGAAACAACAGTTATGGGAGATGATCAAAGATGAATTGCAGGAGATCCTGCAGAAATACTCCCTAGACTTCTCAAAAGAACAAATGAAG ATTTTCAATGATCCCATTCATGGTCACATGGAGCTGCACCCTCTGCTGGTGAAGATCATCGACACTCCTCAGTTTCAGAGACTGAGACGCATCAAACAACTGGGAGGAACATACCTGGTGTATCCTGGTGCTTCTCACAATCGCTTTGAACACTCACTTGG tgtggCATACTTAGCAGGACGTCTAGTGAAAGTTCTTCATGCCAATCAGCCAGAACTCAAAATCACCAAACAGGATTTCCT
- the LOC127162229 gene encoding GTPase IMAP family member 8-like — translation MSDTEPLISKEADNESLASTSELRIVLLGKTGSGKSSTGNTILGQKSFKTEASPMSVTKQCKRHYLKTDDGIISVIDTPGLFDTTMTEQKMKNEIDRCIEKFLPGPHAFLLLIKVGRFTEEENNTVRWIQENFGEEASRYTIILFTHADQLRQKPLNVYISESRDLQALVDKCGGRYHPFINEDIMNHSQVTELLEKIKKMVEGNGGQHYTHEMFQEAQSRILNKAQFWSRKPRIVLVGKTGSGKSSTVNTILGQEFPERKSADCATETCKKQKACVPRKSMTLIDTPGLIGTPEEKIKDEIKNLVLMSAPGPHVFLLVIRLDTTFTEEEKNIIEWIQKNIGKGAVRHTIILFTHADALIDKTLEEYLSESNDLQALINECGDQYHSFNNEDMGNRNQVKELLRMIEKMVEKNGWKYYTNAMFQKILHESYLRKLFIALGVGSVGTVAIASASVALVVTEVIFPPAIIIVGGGLVLAGAIGVGIRALYKRSD, via the exons atgagtGACACAG AACCTCTGATTTCAAAAGAAGCTGACAATGAATCACTTG CATCAACATCTGAACTCAGGATTGTTCTGCTGGGTAAAACTGGATCAGGAAAGAGTTCAACAGGAAACACAATACTGGGTCAAAAATCGTTTAAGACAGAAGCTTCACCAATGTCAGTTACTAAACAGTGTAAGAGACATTATTTAAAGACTGATGACGGGATCATCTCAGTGATTGACACTCCAGGCCTGTTTGATACAACAATGACagaacagaaaatgaaaaatgaaatagaTAGATGTATAGAAAAGTTTCTTCCTGGTCCTCATGCATTTCTGCTGCTGATCAAAGTGGGGAGATTCACAGAAGAGGAGAACAACACAGTGAGATGGATTCAGGAAAACTTTGGAGAAGAAGCTTCCCGTTACACCATCATACTGTTCACTCACGCTGATCAGCTGAGGCAAAAACCACTGAATGTATATATCAGTGAAAGTCGTGATCTCCAGGCTCTTGTTGATAAGTGTGGTGGTAGATATCACCCATTCATTAATGAAGACATAATGAATCACTCTCAGGTTACTGAACTGCTGGAGAAGATTAAGAAGATGGTGGAGGGGAACGGAGGACAACATTACACTCATGAGATGTTCCAGGAAGCTCAGAGCAGGATACTAAATAAAGCACAGTTCT GGTCCAGGAAACCACGCATTGTTCTGGTGGGTAAAACTGGATCTGGAAAGAGTTCAACAGTAAACACCATCCTGGGTCAAGAGTTCCCTGAAAGGAAATCAGCAGACTGTGCTACTGAAACCTGCAAGAAACAAAAAGCTTGTGTGCCTAGAAAAAGCATGACGTTAATCGACACTCCAGGATTGATTGGCACACCAGAGGAGAAGATAAAAGATGAAATCAAGAATCTTGTCCTCATGTCTGCTCCTGGTCCTCATGTGTTTCTGCTGGTCATCAGACTTGACACAACATTCACAGAAGAAGAGAAAAACATTATAGAATGGATTCAGAAGAACATTGGCAAAGGTGCTGTTCGTCACACCATCATTCTGTTCACTCATGCTGATGCACTTATTGATAAAACATTAGAAGAGTATCTCAGTGAAAGCAATGACCTCCAAGCTCTTATTAATGAGTGTGGTGATCAATATCACTCATTCAACAATGAAGACATGGGAAACCGCAATCAGGTCAAGGAGCTTCTGAGGATGATTGAGAAGATGGTGGAGAAAAATGGTTGGAAGTACTACACAAATGCCATGTTTCAAAAAATTCTACATGAAAGTTATTTACGTAAACTGTTTATTGCATTAGGAGTTGGATCAGTGGGAACAGTAGCTATAGCATCAGCAAGTGTCGCCCTGGTAGTAACGGAGGTGATCTTTccaccagcaataataattgtaGGAGGAGGTTTAGTTCTAGCTGGAGCAATTGGAGTTGGAATACGAGCATTATATAAAAGATCTGATTAA